A portion of the Candidatus Scalindua japonica genome contains these proteins:
- a CDS encoding heavy metal translocating P-type ATPase, with protein sequence MSKRENITIEISGMSCASCAQRIEAAIGNAEGVNESVVNFATKRATVTGSVTAEEIHKIIEGLGYNVVKGEAPSLSEEEIAQSEWKKFLISAILSVPVFIISMFMLHFRFSDICQFVLTTTVIFWPGIGFFKNALKQIKHWSLGMDSLIALGSGAAYGFSVITLLNRGSALYFESASIIITLVLLGRFFESKAKGKAGEAIRKLMDLQPKSARVVRDGTTIEVPVIEVEVGESLIIRPGEKVPVDGVITEGSTSIDESMLTGESMPVKKMEDDEVFGGTVNTTGLIYMKAENIGADTVLAHIAKLVEDAQGSRAPVQRLADKVSGVFVQIVVSIALLTLSVWLLTGNPFSEAIIPAVAVLVIACPCALGLATPTAVMVGTGRAAGAGILIKDATSLELAHKINTLVLDKTGTITEGRPRVTDMYHKMSGEEEATEIFNEKTRDFLRIIGSCEQHSEHPIGKAIVNYVRALDVEIDEVKDFKTVTGMGIWVNYNWSTVLIGSERLMRENRIDISGLKQKAEDIKSEGKSVAFVAIENEIKAVIGIGDVVRETSENAIQRVKDMGIETVMLTGDNEIVAEAIGKKMNIKTVHANLKPSDKCDEIKRLQQEGNVVGMIGDGINDAPALATADVSFAIGTATEIAMEAANITLVKGDITKAWEALKLSRQTMKIIKQNLFWAFGYNVLAIPLAACGFLNPMIAAGAMAFSSVSVVTNSLRLRRFKSGSEKNNVNTFSSLLRGVQFWTPLERED encoded by the coding sequence TGTCAAAACGAGAAAACATTACTATAGAAATATCAGGAATGTCCTGCGCCTCGTGTGCGCAGAGGATAGAGGCCGCTATTGGTAACGCGGAAGGGGTAAATGAATCTGTAGTTAACTTTGCCACAAAGAGGGCTACGGTTACGGGCAGTGTTACTGCTGAAGAGATCCATAAAATTATTGAGGGACTGGGTTATAACGTAGTCAAGGGAGAAGCTCCCTCCCTATCCGAAGAAGAGATTGCTCAATCCGAGTGGAAAAAGTTTTTGATCTCAGCAATACTAAGCGTACCGGTCTTCATAATCAGCATGTTTATGCTTCATTTCAGATTCTCAGACATCTGCCAATTCGTTTTAACAACTACTGTAATTTTCTGGCCGGGCATCGGTTTTTTCAAAAACGCGCTGAAACAGATCAAGCACTGGTCGTTAGGGATGGACTCCCTGATTGCATTGGGATCAGGCGCTGCTTATGGTTTCAGTGTAATAACTCTTTTAAATCGAGGAAGCGCTCTCTATTTTGAATCTGCTTCAATAATAATTACATTGGTCCTGCTCGGCAGGTTTTTCGAATCAAAGGCAAAAGGCAAGGCCGGTGAGGCGATCAGGAAGCTGATGGACCTGCAGCCGAAGTCGGCAAGAGTGGTGCGGGATGGTACAACAATAGAGGTTCCGGTAATTGAAGTAGAGGTAGGAGAATCGCTTATAATAAGGCCCGGTGAGAAGGTCCCGGTCGACGGGGTAATAACAGAAGGAAGCACTTCCATTGACGAATCGATGTTGACAGGAGAAAGTATGCCGGTAAAAAAAATGGAAGATGACGAGGTATTTGGTGGTACGGTAAATACAACCGGTCTCATTTATATGAAGGCTGAGAACATCGGGGCAGATACGGTACTGGCCCATATAGCAAAACTGGTAGAGGACGCCCAGGGATCGAGGGCCCCTGTTCAACGGTTGGCGGACAAAGTATCAGGGGTATTTGTGCAGATCGTTGTTTCCATCGCATTGTTGACCCTTAGTGTATGGCTGCTGACAGGCAATCCATTCAGCGAGGCAATTATTCCCGCAGTCGCGGTACTGGTGATCGCATGCCCATGCGCGTTGGGTCTCGCCACACCTACAGCAGTCATGGTGGGTACCGGCAGGGCAGCCGGGGCTGGAATACTGATCAAAGACGCGACGAGCCTCGAACTTGCACACAAGATCAATACACTTGTATTGGATAAAACAGGTACAATAACTGAAGGAAGACCAAGGGTCACGGACATGTATCATAAAATGAGTGGTGAAGAAGAGGCAACAGAAATATTTAATGAAAAGACGAGAGACTTTTTACGCATAATAGGAAGCTGTGAACAACATTCAGAACATCCCATTGGGAAGGCAATAGTAAACTATGTCAGGGCGCTGGATGTAGAGATAGACGAAGTAAAAGATTTCAAGACAGTTACCGGTATGGGTATATGGGTTAATTATAACTGGTCTACTGTATTAATCGGCAGTGAAAGACTGATGAGAGAAAACCGTATAGATATTTCAGGCTTAAAACAGAAGGCTGAAGATATCAAAAGTGAGGGCAAGAGTGTTGCTTTTGTAGCCATTGAAAATGAGATAAAAGCCGTCATTGGTATTGGAGATGTAGTCAGAGAAACGTCGGAAAACGCTATTCAAAGAGTCAAGGATATGGGCATTGAAACTGTTATGCTTACCGGTGATAATGAGATAGTTGCGGAAGCGATTGGGAAAAAGATGAACATAAAAACTGTTCACGCAAATCTCAAACCCTCGGACAAATGTGATGAGATAAAGAGGCTTCAACAAGAGGGCAATGTCGTTGGAATGATAGGGGACGGAATAAATGACGCACCTGCCCTCGCCACTGCGGATGTCAGTTTCGCAATCGGAACAGCTACCGAAATAGCGATGGAGGCCGCAAATATCACCCTCGTTAAGGGTGATATTACAAAGGCGTGGGAAGCTTTGAAGCTGAGCAGGCAGACAATGAAGATAATCAAACAGAACCTTTTCTGGGCTTTCGGCTATAACGTCCTTGCAATCCCTCTCGCCGCATGCGGTTTCCTTAATCCCATGATCGCGGCGGGAGCCATGGCGTTCAGTTCGGTGTCCGTGGTTACTAACTCACTGAGATTGAGAAGGTTTAAATCAGGGAGTGAAAAAAATAACGTGAACACATTTTCCTCTCTTTTGAGAGGGGTCCAGTTTTGGACTCCTCTCGAAAGAGAAGATTAA